In a single window of the Rhineura floridana isolate rRhiFlo1 chromosome 3, rRhiFlo1.hap2, whole genome shotgun sequence genome:
- the LOC133381121 gene encoding uncharacterized protein LOC133381121 translates to MDTRSKQKKALDQVSTESSDEEQTEMLPQGNFEAAGGSAEGLPVQSFTPEGERAPSPVRGRRSMDSQVSQSGGVPPMDMWAEMHNFFSKQMALMTTLVQQQQAFAPPSQGLRSGRVCLGGADPADFPFYQAGEDISEFFLIFEQACVDQSLDKKYWMKILRTQGKGELRSLMCKLPRELADDYENFVKLATAQFALSTRACYQKFETLTKKSKETFSALSARTAQAMDLWIAAAKANTFEQLRTVYTLEKFYKMLPRELAAAVRGKKPKSLQEAGHYADELDSFQDKEELPKAYVKKLGNYKGNQPAGGGSEWKKKTWPSVVKSEDKGESSVPAAVPVRPSVYQPSKAVLENLCFLCKQPGHRKDQCSQLIKKQNVRVSKGTKIAVVQRARDYEEPGGQSSPEISRWSSSDSNSDQDWEFSAPSTENSPITQRKGSKQTPAEIKFNHPSGSIPLTQDGPSD, encoded by the exons atggatacaagatctaaacaaaagaaggcattagatcaggtttccACTGAGAGTAGTGATGAGGAACAAACAGAGATGTTACCTCAAGGCAATTTTGAAGCAGCAGGAGGCAGTGCAGAGGGGCTGCCAGTCCAAAGCTTTACTCCGGAGGGAGAACGAGCACCGTCACCGGTACGGGGTCGACGGAGTATGGATAGCCAAGTTAGCCAGAGTGGGGGTGTGCCACCCATGGATATGTGGGCAGAAATGCACAACTTCTTCTCGAAACAGATGGCGCTTATGACTAcccttgtacaacaacaacaagcttttgccccaccaagccaaggactgaggtctggcagagtgtgtttgggaggagcggatccagcagattttccgttttatcaagcgggagaggatatctccgagttttttttaatctttgagcAAGCGTGTGTGGACCAGTCTTTAGACAaaaaatactggatgaaaatTCTACGCACTCAAGGAAAGGGAGAGTTAAGAAGTCTAATGTGTAAACTCCCAAGAGAGCTAGCTGATGATTATGAAAACTTTGTAAAATTGGCAACAGCCCAGTTTGCGCTATCCACCAGGGCATGTTACCAAAAGTTTGAGACTttgacaaaaaaatcaaaagagacgTTTTCAGCATTAAGCGCTCGTACTGCTCAAGCTATGGATTTGTGGATTGCAGCTGCAAAAGCTAATACTTTTGAGCAGTTAAGGACTGTGTATACTCTGGAGAAATTTTACAAAATGTTGCCAAGAGAGCTTGCCGCGGCGGTGCGAGGCAAAAAGCCAAAAAGCTTGCAAGAAGCCGGTCATTATGCTGATGAACTAGATTCCTTTCAGGACAAAGAGGAATTGCCTAAAGCATATGTTAAAAAACTGGGCAATTACAAAGGGAATCAACCAGCGGGTGGAGGAAGTGAGTGGAAGAAAAAAACGTGGCCATCTGTAGTTAAGTCGGAGGACAAAGGGGAGAgctctgttcctgctgctgttcccGTGCGTCCGTCAGTTTACCAACCGAGtaaagcagttttggagaattTATGCTTTCTATGTAAACAACCGGGGCACAGAAAGGACCAGTGTTCCCAACTGATTAAGAAGCAGAATGTGAGGGTCAGCAAAGGGACTAAAATAGCGGTAGTACAGAGAGCCCGTGATTATGAAGAACCAGGAGGGCAGTCATCTCCGGAAATTTCCCGTTGGTCGTCTTCGGATTCTAATTCCGACCAGGACTGGGAGTTTTCAGCTCCTAGTACTGAGAATAGTCCCATCACCCAAAGGAAAGGAAGTAAACAGACTCCTGCG gaaattAAATTCAATCACCCAAGTGGATCCATACCCCTTACCCAGGATGGACCATCTGATTGA